In Brachypodium distachyon strain Bd21 chromosome 5, Brachypodium_distachyon_v3.0, whole genome shotgun sequence, the genomic window GCGACGCGGGGGACGGGGATACAGGTCGTGGTCATGAGTTAGTTCAAAAAAATGTCGTGGTCGTCCGTGTCTGAGTGCGCGAAGATCTGAGTCGTCGACGTCTTTCGTGTCTATTGCCTGTGGACAGTGACTGCCAGAGAGGGGATGAAACGAAATAAGCCAAGTAGCTAAGGTGcaccgtacgtacgtacgtacgtgcacgATCGATGTGCTTATCATGTGTTGCGCGTGTGCTTTGTTCTTTGTCCCGACACGGATCAAGATTCAAGAATGCTCTTGTCATCACCGAGtttccgaggaagaagagaagaaaaatccCCAGGAATGTACATAGACTACGTACTCTCCGTAGCATCGATCAAGGGCTGCACTTTGCTACACTGGCCCGGGCAGGCGCTACTAGCTTAAGGGCCTGAAATGGGCCTACAGCCGTCTGGTGTCCTGCCAACTTCCCCTCCCTTTTACATGCGCTTCTCTGGTGCTTGGGCCGGGAATCGCCACAGGGAGACCCGTGAACAGATATTGTGTTGCCAATGTAAAACATCCACACtccactcaaaaaaaaaaagtaaaacatCCACACGATTCGTGTCTTTGACTCTTCCCTtgatttctttctctctctaaaaaaaagactctTCCATTGATCCCTTCCCATTGTTTTCCTGCCCACTTCCTTCGAAAGTAAATTTATTGTTGGACTGTTGGAATTTGATCCTCACATTTTACTCATTTCATGTTTCACTAAGGTCCATATTGTGATATGTACTACCTTCGTCCGGGTTTATAAGCCCGCATTGATTATTGTGCTAAATTTTGAACAACAATTATATAAATAATATTCAATATACGTAAAAaaagttataccattagaaaaagtttttcaatacgaatccaatgatatctCTTTTGTATCCCACAACCTCGTATTACAAGTTTGGTCAAAATTCATCATAAAATCATGTGCGGTCCTCGTAAACCGGACGGAGTGCGATGGCAAAGAATGACAAATCCAGGAGAAGGAACATGTCTAGGAAGCCAAACTAGAAAGTTGCTGAGATTCCAATGCAATTTATTCTCTCTTGGCAGTATAGTACagttgaaaaaaaaggggttGGTGTAGTTGGCATATGCTTATTTGTACAATCGTGCCCCAAAAATGTCACAGCCACGCGTCAGTACAATATTAGCAGCCTCGCGTGTCGAAGACGGGGCCAAACAAGGAACAAAGCCGGCCACCAGCGGCGAACTCAACTACtagcatcttcttctccatctgcGTCTACACCGGAAGCTTCGCAAGAGGGTTTGGCGGGGAGGCGAAGAGGAGCGGAGGTGATGGCGAGGGAGTCGCCGTTCCGGGCGGACGTGCTGAGGGGCAAGGCGGCGCtggtcaccggcggcggctccggcatCTGCTTCGAGATCGCCTCCCAGCTCGCCCGCCACGGCGCCCACGTCGCCATcatgggccgccgccgcgaggtcCTCGAcaaggccgtcgccgccctccGCTCCCACGACCTACGGGTGCGCCCCAATCCCGCATCCCTCTTCCGCGTTAACCCTACCTACCATTATTACACATGTGTCATCTTGGTCACGACTACTGCTTGCTTAAATTTGGTGGTCTCTGCTAGTTAGGGGGACACATCTcgttagtacggagtagttgcTTGCTTGATAAATAAGAAGAGAAATCGTTGCGATTTTGTATGCCTCTCTCCATGAAATGTAATCACCTCAGTATTTTCTGAAATTAGGTACTTGGATTGCtgccaaaaaaatgaaataaaaatggaTTACTCTCTGTGCTTCATCTCCCTTTGACTTGTGGTACGAAATTCACAAAATGAATAGGAGTATGTTCCCCACCATGATTAAATGAACTAGCCTCTTGTGATTTGGGGATAAAGTAGTGTTGATCTGTAGTAACATGAGATGGACAAATGGGGCTCCCATGGGGTGCCATGGTATTTTTAGTCCATCCGGACAAATGAGATGGACAAATAAGGGCTCGTCCTTGGAGATGCCTTTTTCTTGGAGATGCCTTTAACAAGACCGAATGATGGAatcatgaaagaaagaaaaaaactgctCTTGCTCACAACACCCAAACCGCAACCTCATATCTATCTTTTGCCATGACGTTAGAGGGTTGGGTTGCCTTGTGTCGGCCCTTGCATTTTACTTAGCATGGTAATAGAAGTGGGAGCTCTCTCAATCTTGATCGCGTAGGCGGCGAGCCAAAGGTTGGGTTGAAGGCGGTGAAGGTTCAACCGCTGTTTTAACATGGGCCAAATTATGATATGTACACTTAAAAACATGTGGATCGCTGACTCTGGTTACCGCAAATCCCGAAGAGTGAAGCAAGTTATGAAGCCAGGCCAGAAAGTTGCTGGGATTCCAAtgcaatttattttctcttcaaAGTCCCTCTAAAACAATGTCACATTTTATTATCGAACGAAAGAAAAACCTTGTTACAGTTGTTGGCATTTaattgaaaggaaaaaaaaggaagttgTAGTTGGCATATGCTTAATTGTACCCCAAAAATATCACAGCCACGCGTCAGTAAAATACAGCTGAGTCGCGTGTCAAAGACGGGGCCAAACAAGGAACAAAGACGGCCATCAGCAGGGAACAAAGCTAGCATATTCTCCATCTGCATCTACACCGGAAACTTGGCGATAGGGTTGGCCAGGAGGCGATCAGGGGAAGAGGAGAGTAGGTGATGGCAGCGAGGAAGTCGCCGTTCCGGGATGACGTGCTGAGGGGCAAGGTGGCGCTGGTTACCGGCATATCCGTCATCTCCTTCAAGATCGCTGTCCAGCTCGCCCGCCATGGCGCCCATGTCGCTATGATGGGGCGCCGCCGTGAGGTCCTTGAcaaggccgtcgccgtcctccgCTCCCACGGCCTACCGGTGCGCTCCAATCCAAATCCTTCTTCCGCTTTAGCCCTACCTACCATTAGCACCCATgtgtcatcttttttttctgaaaaatcgCTGGGGATCCCCACCTGAGTACTTGGTTAAATTCGGTGGTCTTTGCTCGTTAGGCGGACTCGTCTCATTGGTAATTTCTTGCTTAATAAATAAGTAGGGAAATCATTCGATTTTGTATGGACAATTCTCGTTTCTTGTCCTGGTTCATCGAATCCAATGGACCAGGTTTTGTTAGGGGATTCTGATAACCACCTCCATTGTACAAATGTCTTTCCCTATGAAATGAAATCACGTCATTATTTTCTGAAGTTACATACCTGTGCTATAATTATTGGAGTgctgtcaaaaataaaataaaattggacTGGTCGTTGTACAATGTTATGTGCTTCATGTGTCTTTGGCTTGTGGAACGAAATTCACAAAAGGAATAGGAGTATCTTCCTACCATGATTAAATGGAGTAGCCTCTTGTGCTTTGGGGATAAAGTAGTGTTGATCTGTAGTAACATGAGCTTGGTGTGGACGTCTGGTGTGCAGGCTGTTGGATTCCAGGGAGATGTCCGCAAGCAGGAGGATGCAGCGAGAGTGCTAGCGTCCACGGTTGAGCATTTCGGCAAGCTTGACATTCTTGTCAATGGTGCAGCCGGCAACTTCCTTGCGTCCCCAGAGGATCTGACGCCCAAGGGATTCCGAACAGGTGCTTCATTAAATCATATGCTCGTGGTTTACCTGAGAGTTGTTGTTTGGTCCAATCGTGTGAATATTGGTTGCTCTGCATGAGGATCTTCGTGCATGCCATTTGAAGAATAATGTGGTCTTGCTCAAGCTTATTGTTCAATGCTAGGTTACTAGCTCAAGCATTTTTTGCGCTCATAACATGTCTGTCATGTGACAAACAACTAACTCcttacatttttctttcagaGAATTTAATATTGACTGAATTTTCTCTCTGCAGTTCTTGACATTGACACTGTGGGTACGTACACAATGTGCTATGAAGCTCTGAAGTATTTGAAAAAAGGTGGGCCAGGGAAAGGCCCCTCCACTGGTGGCCTCATCATCAACATAAGTGCGACATTGCATTATACTGCGGCTTGGTACCAAATTCATGTCTCCGCGGCTAAGGTACTAGATCATGTTTGATTCATTTCCAGAAAACGATTGAAATAAGTAGACTTCTCCTGATGGCATTGGCTTCTACAGGCAGGTGTTGATAGTATCACAAGATCACTTGCTCTGGAGTGGGGAACAGATTATGAAATTAGGGTCAATGGAATTGCACCAGGGCCAATTGGAGGCACTCCAGGAATGAGGAAGCTTGCACCTGATGAAATGGGAAAGGGGAAAAGGGAAATGATGCCTTTATTTAAGTTGGGGGAGACACGGGACATCGCAATGGCTGCGCTCTACCTGGCTTCTGATGCAGGTCAGTTGTGTTATTCAATTTTCCTGTAACAAAATAACTGAACGTTCTTTGAACCGGAAAAGTCCAATAAGCTCTGAGCATCCTCTTACCTTGAggtcttactccctccgtccggaaataagtgacttgg contains:
- the LOC100838861 gene encoding peroxisomal 2,4-dienoyl-CoA reductase, with product MARESPFRADVLRGKAALVTGGGSGICFEIASQLARHGAHVAIMGRRREVLDKAVAALRSHDLRAVGFQGDVRKQEDAARVLASTVEHFGKLDILVNGAAGNFLASPEDLTPKGFRTVLDIDTVGTYTMCYEALKYLKKGGPGKGPSTGGLIINISATLHYTAAWYQIHVSAAKAGVDSITRSLALEWGTDYEIRVNGIAPGPIGGTPGMRKLAPDEMGKGKREMMPLFKLGETRDIAMAALYLASDAGKYVNGTTLVVDGGLWLSHPRHVPKEEVKELSKVVEKKVRASGVGVPSSKL